In the Telopea speciosissima isolate NSW1024214 ecotype Mountain lineage chromosome 2, Tspe_v1, whole genome shotgun sequence genome, one interval contains:
- the LOC122652253 gene encoding macrophage migration inhibitory factor homolog yields MPCLNLSTNVSLDGVDTSPIFSEAIKAIANIIGRPESYVMVLLKGSIPISFNGNNEPAAFGEVISMGGINSEVKKKLISAIGTILETKLSVPKSRFFLKVFDTTAMRFDSKI; encoded by the exons ATGCCTTGTCTGAACCTCTCCACCAACGTGAGCCTCGATGGAGTCGACACCTCTCCTATCTTCTCTGAAGCCATTAAAGCCATCGCTAATATCATTGGAAGACCAGAGTCT TATGTAATGGTGTTACTGAAGGGATCTATACCCATAAGCTTCAACGGGAATAATGAACCGGCGGCGTTTGGGGAGGTGATATCCATGGGAGGCATCAACTCGGAAGTAAAGAAGAAACTAATCTCAGCCATCGGCACCATCCTTGAGACAAAGTTGTCTGTTCCAAAGTCAAGATTCTTCCTTAAAGTCTTTGACACAACGGCTATGCGTTTTGACTCCAAAATCTGa